A segment of the Amycolatopsis thermophila genome:
CGGTTGCGCCAGATCGGCTGACCGGTGAACAGCTTGTCGTACAGGGGCAGGCGCTTGTCCATCACCTGCACGAACTCGCTGACCTTCTCCTTCCAGTCCACCGGCAGGTCCTGCGCGACACCGCCGGGGCGGATGAACGCGTGGTTCATGCGCAGCCCGGTCAGGTACTCCAGCAGGTGCAGGACCTCTTCCCGCTCGCGGAACCCGAAGGTCATCGCGGTCGTGGCGCCCAGCTCCATGCCGCCGGTGGCGATGTAGACCAGGTGCGAGCCGATCCGGTTGATCTCGCACAGCAGGACGCGGATCAGCTCGGCGCGCGGCGGGGCCTTGATGCCGAGCAGCTTCTCCACGCCCAGGCAGTAGCCCAGCTCGTTGAACAGCGGGGACAGGTAGTCCATGCGCGTCACGAACGTGACGCCCTGGGTCCAGGTGCGGTACTCGCAGTTCTTCTCGATGCCGGTGTGCAGGTAGCCGATGACCGACCGGAGCTGGGTGACCGTCTCGCCCTCCAGCTCCAGCACGAGCCGGAGCACGCCGTGCGTGGACGGGTGCTGCGGGCCCATGTTGATGACGATCCGCTCGTCGTGCTGGGCGTCCTCCAGCACGTCGTCCCAGTCGCCGCCGCTGACGTGGTAGATGCGGCCTTCGGTGGTGTCCCGGGATTCGGCGTACTCGGCGGTGCTGTCCGCGCTGTCGCGGCCGGCGTCCGTGGTGTCCGTACCGGTGCTGACGTCCGCGATTCGATCGGTAGTCACGAGTACGACCTCCGCTGATCGGGGGGCGGGATCTCCGCGCCCTTGTACTCCACCGGGATCCCGCCGAGCGGGTAGTCCTTGCGCTGCGGATGACCGTCCCAGTCGTCCGGCATCAGGATCCGCGTCAGGGCCGGGTGGCCGTCGTAGACGATGCCGAACAGGTCCCACGCCTCGCGTTCCTGCCAGTCGGCCGTCGGGTAGACCTCCACGATGGACGGGATGTGCGCGTCCTCGATGTCGACCGCGACCTCCAGCCGGATGCGCCGCCGGTAGGTCATCGACGTCAGGTGGTACACCGAGTGCAGCCGCTGCGGCACGTCCGGGCCGTAGTCCACACCGGACACCGAGCTGCACAGCTCGAACCGCAGCCCGGCGTCGTCGCGCAGGATGCGGCACATCGCGACGAGGTGCTCGCGGCCGACGTACAGGGTGATCTCGCCGCGGTCGACGGTCACCTGGTGCACCGACTCGGCGGGCACGCCGTTCTCGGCCAGCGCGGCGAAGAACTGGTCGGCGAACTCGTCGAACCAGCCACCGTAGGGCCGTTCCGCGGGCGGCGGCAGGTAGGCGGGCAGCCGCAGGCCGCCGTAACCGGAGGTGTCACCGCTGTCGCGGACGCCGAACATGCCGCGGCGCTCGCGCCCGGCGACGATCGGCTGCGCCGGGCGCGGTCCGCGCGGCTCCAGTCCGGCGTCCGGACGCTGGGCGCTCGACTGCTCGCCGCCGGGCTCGGGGGTTTCTTCAGCCATGCCGCATCACTTCTTCGCGTACTTGATCGACGACGGGATCAGCTCGGTCTGGTGCCCGGCCTTGAGCGCGGCGCGGCGCGGCCCGAGCGGCTCGTCGGCGATCTTGGCGTGCAGCTTGAGGATCGCGTCGAGGAGCATCTCCGGCCGCGGCGGGCAGCCGGGCAGGTACATGTCGACCGGCACGATGTGGTCGACGCCCTGCACGACGGCGTAGTTGTTGAACATCCCGCCCGAGGAGGCGCAGACGCCCATCGCCAGCACCCACTTCGGCTCGGCCATCTGGTCGTAGATCTGGCGCAGGACCGGAGCCATCTTCTGCGTGACCCGCCCGGCGACGATCATCAGGTCGGCCTGGCGCGGGGTGGCGGAGAAGCGCTCCATGCCGAAGCGGGCGATGTCGTAGCGAGAACCGCCGACGGTCATCATCTCGATCGCGCAGCAGGCGAGGCCGAACGTGGCCGGCCACAGCGAGTTCTTGCGGGCCCAGTTGACCAGCTTCTCCAGGCTGGCCAGCAGGATGCCGTTGGGGAGCTGCTCTTCGAGTCCCATGACGTCCCTCCCCTAGTTCCAGTCGAGCCCGCCACGCCGCCAGACGTAGGCGTAGGCGAA
Coding sequences within it:
- a CDS encoding NADH-quinone oxidoreductase subunit D, whose translation is MTTDRIADVSTGTDTTDAGRDSADSTAEYAESRDTTEGRIYHVSGGDWDDVLEDAQHDERIVINMGPQHPSTHGVLRLVLELEGETVTQLRSVIGYLHTGIEKNCEYRTWTQGVTFVTRMDYLSPLFNELGYCLGVEKLLGIKAPPRAELIRVLLCEINRIGSHLVYIATGGMELGATTAMTFGFREREEVLHLLEYLTGLRMNHAFIRPGGVAQDLPVDWKEKVSEFVQVMDKRLPLYDKLFTGQPIWRNRLKGVGYLPVDACLALGVTGPVLRSAGLPWDLRKIEPYSRYDEFEFDVPTSTDADCWGRYLCRVEEMHQSLRIIRQCLKKIEPGPVMVEDRKIAWPAQLSISSDGMGNSLEHVRKIMGQSMESLIHHFKLVTEGFKVPAGQVYSPIESPRGELGFHLVSDGGTRPVRVHVREPSFVNLQSLSAMSEGGLVADVIAAVASVDPVMGGVDR
- a CDS encoding NADH-quinone oxidoreductase subunit C is translated as MAEETPEPGGEQSSAQRPDAGLEPRGPRPAQPIVAGRERRGMFGVRDSGDTSGYGGLRLPAYLPPPAERPYGGWFDEFADQFFAALAENGVPAESVHQVTVDRGEITLYVGREHLVAMCRILRDDAGLRFELCSSVSGVDYGPDVPQRLHSVYHLTSMTYRRRIRLEVAVDIEDAHIPSIVEVYPTADWQEREAWDLFGIVYDGHPALTRILMPDDWDGHPQRKDYPLGGIPVEYKGAEIPPPDQRRSYS
- a CDS encoding NuoB/complex I 20 kDa subunit family protein, producing the protein MGLEEQLPNGILLASLEKLVNWARKNSLWPATFGLACCAIEMMTVGGSRYDIARFGMERFSATPRQADLMIVAGRVTQKMAPVLRQIYDQMAEPKWVLAMGVCASSGGMFNNYAVVQGVDHIVPVDMYLPGCPPRPEMLLDAILKLHAKIADEPLGPRRAALKAGHQTELIPSSIKYAKK